One segment of uncultured Tolumonas sp. DNA contains the following:
- a CDS encoding L-threonylcarbamoyladenylate synthase, whose amino-acid sequence MSQFFVVHPVNPQTRLISQAVGVLRQGGVIVYPTDSGYALGCMMGEKSALEKICRIRQLEDEHNFTLLCNDLSELSVYAKIDNTAFRLIKNNTPGAYTFILKATKEVPRRLMNEKKKTIGIRVPTNNIAQALLTELGEPLMSSTLILPGQVLAEADPEEFRGQLEKVVDLIIDGGTQGAQPTTVIDFSDDEPKVVRFGAGDPTPFE is encoded by the coding sequence ATGAGTCAATTTTTTGTTGTTCATCCGGTTAACCCACAAACGCGTCTGATTTCTCAGGCGGTGGGTGTTTTGCGTCAAGGTGGGGTGATCGTTTATCCCACCGATTCCGGTTATGCACTGGGTTGCATGATGGGAGAGAAGAGTGCGCTGGAAAAAATCTGTCGCATTCGTCAGTTGGAAGATGAGCATAATTTTACGTTGTTGTGTAATGATCTTTCGGAGTTGTCGGTCTATGCCAAAATTGATAATACCGCCTTCCGACTGATCAAAAATAATACACCCGGCGCCTATACTTTTATTCTGAAAGCAACCAAAGAAGTGCCTCGTCGCTTGATGAACGAAAAAAAGAAAACGATCGGTATCCGTGTACCGACCAATAACATTGCCCAAGCGTTGTTAACCGAGTTGGGTGAACCATTAATGTCCAGTACCTTGATCCTTCCTGGTCAGGTGTTGGCAGAAGCAGACCCGGAAGAGTTCCGTGGACAGCTGGAAAAAGTCGTTGATCTGATTATTGATGGCGGAACGCAAGGCGCACAGCCGACCACCGTTATCGATTTCTCGGATGATGAGCCTAAAGTAGTACGCTTCGGTGCCGGAGATCCGACACCGTTTGAATGA